From Synergistaceae bacterium, a single genomic window includes:
- a CDS encoding GHKL domain-containing protein, producing the protein IVENSFDGTVLNESGVNESGAFLSRKTSEAMPPMEGIGILSVRTVCAKYGGLAEFAATGGVWKASALVDMEGGLSGGVE; encoded by the coding sequence TAATAGTCGAAAACAGCTTCGACGGGACAGTGTTGAATGAAAGCGGGGTGAATGAAAGCGGCGCGTTCCTGTCCAGGAAGACGAGCGAGGCAATGCCCCCGATGGAGGGCATCGGCATTCTCTCCGTGCGAACCGTGTGCGCGAAGTACGGAGGTCTCGCGGAGTTCGCCGCAACCGGCGGCGTGTGGAAAGCCTCCGCGCTGGTGGACATGGAGGGCGGCCTGAGCGGCGGGGTGGAGTAG